TGTTCTCGATCACGAGGTAAGTGATGGTAACTTATTTCAAACATGTATTATTTAGTTCATTCAACTCTCTTTAAAACATGTTTACAGGGAACAACATATCAATGGCTGTATGATACACAACTCGACATGCCGTGTTCTTATTGACTACACCTCTTATCTTCATGCGAAGAATTTTTTCCCAACTTCAATGAAGTAAGCAACCAACTTTAATATCTCTAACCTATATGCttaaatttaaaaggaaaaatgCTGTTCAGGAAACAACCTTAGAAAATGATTTGAGCAGCGAAGCAAACTTTGCCGTTTCTTTTGGTGAGACTAAAGCAATGCTACAACCTTCAGCAGAAGCTCTAGCTGTTCTTCCACTTCTATGCACATAAacctaaaaagaagaaataaatgtTAGAATGTTagatgtaatatataatatggataaaagaagcaaaatattaatttaccTCTGCTGAATGCGGAAGCTGATAGTGGACAACAGTTCTAACACCAGGAATATCAAGACCCCTTGCAGCAACATCCGTAGCAACTAGTATGCCATTTTCACTTTCACGAAAACGATCCATGGCCTGCATTGAAGAATGAAAGAAACTCGAAAAATATGATGATGGAAACAAAATACAATAtccatttaaaataaaagacaacTCAGTATTAAGATGTATTCAGGTTAACCACAATGTCAACTATCCAAGTCCAATCCcctataaaaaggaaaaaaaaaaaggagggcAAAGTAGATCTACACTATGACCTTTTGATGGTGAGCTATTTTGTTATGCAGATCTTTCAGCAGAAAGACGAGAAACACAACTGGAAGAAAGCAAAAAAAAGGTTGAGACAAACAAAGGAAGCTACCTTTAAACGTGCTCGCTGCTGCATTTGTGCATGCAGAGTCCAAACATCAATGCCAAGAATCCGCAGTATGGAAGAAATATGGCGCAAAGCTGCAATTGATGTACAGAAAACTATGGTGCGACCTTGTCCATGGACAGTCAAAATATAATACAAGTAGGCATCTTTATCTTCTTCCCTGCATCTGCAACCAATGACATTCAATAACAAAATCAGGAAGATGATGAAGGTAACATATGTGTGCATTTAATTCTAAGAAACTATTCAGTCCCTTTATCTTAGATGGTGAAATAAGGCAAAAAGTGGCTATGCCTATGACGGAGTATGttttaaaattgagaaaaacAGCTGACAGAGATGCAAAATCTCTATTTGCACAAGGAATGATAATTAAGATAACGATTGTCTCGGGGGAGGATATGTGACCCAACAAAATACTCAAACGGGAAAAAATAATGTAACATTAAATTCAAGCCAATTCAAATCAACATGAAATCATGAATCTAAGagtaaaaagaatatatatcaatatttaataaaatcagtGTCCTATCCAGCATGAGTTTACGTACTCAATAAATGATTCCTCAAGCTTGGCTGCCAATATTGACGGGTTGGTAAGATCAATAATTGCAGCATTGGATCTCATTCCAGCTCGTTCAGAAAGAGTTTCAATAGAATTCAGTTCCTCTGTGAatgattgtttttgttttactaaacCGCACTTAAGCTTCTTGCGAAAATCAGCAGAAAGTGCAACAGTAGCTGAAAACACAAGAGTTTgtcttttctttctttggtAGCTTGAAACTGTAACACAATTTTGTGCATGTTGAGAATTATCTTCGGCGGAGATATTTGACATGGGAAGCATGTCAATTATTGATTGCAACTCCTTAAAATGACCGTTTTGTACCATTCGATCAGCCTCATCAAGCACAAAGAAAGACAATGAATGTAACTGCAAAAACAACATGGCCATGTCAAAAATGACTTTCAATGAAAGCAATACGTCAAGTCTACACAAAAACTAGAACATTAATGTTTAATGTGTGAATTATTGCTGCTAAAAGTTAAGATGAAATCTAACCAAAATGATAGATGTCTTATATAGTGTACAAATGTTGTCTATATCAAATATTTAGCAAGGGTGCCATTGTATGACTCTTCCAATAAGTCGTGCTTAATTGTGGCCCATACATGTTGAACAATAAGGATTAAGAATTACCAGGAGGCTACAATTTACATACTCTGTCTTATTAAACACTTGTAGTTTTCCACTATATTTCAGATTCCCCCTCACACTTATCTACTGGATTAGCATTCATGAAAACAATAACTTAATCTTTATAAACATAAATTGATACTCAATCTTCATAATGCATATTGCTAGAAGTTACCTCAACTAGATGCTTTTCTCCACTTGACATAAGTTCCCACAACCTCCCTGGAGTTCCAACAACAATCTCAGGTCTTGATTTTAAAAGTCTCTCCTGCTTTTCGGCTAAAATTCCCCCAACAATAGGGGTCACCCTAACATTAATATACTTAGCTACTGCTTTCAGATGATCAGTTACCTGAAAATGGATTCCAGTCAGCTTGTAGCATGactcctaatttctaaaacaaGTATATACTCATATAATCTAAATTGAGTAactaacaaacatgcaaatgaaTTAAAAGCCTTTACAAATACCTGAATAGCAAGCTCTCTGGTTGGGGCAACAATTAGAGCCCTCAAAATTCCTGTAGGAGCATATTTTTCTGGCTCTTTACCCCTTTCTTCCTCAATCTTTGTAGCCTTCTCCCGTTCCTCCAAAATACGTTGCAAAATGGGCAAACCAAATGCAAGTGTTTTACCAGATCCTGTCTCAGCAGCCCCAACAACATCCTGccgaaaaacacacaagaacaAGGGTCAAAAAGCTAATCTAGCTAATCAAACCAGCAAAACCACTGAAGAAGGAAAACTTCAAACAACCTTCCCTTGACCTCAACTCATTCCATGCATAAAATTCAGTTTCATCAAAGTCTTCcccaacatcatcatcatccttcaCATCAGTATCTAGACCTAAAAGAAAATATAGCAGTAAGATGAATACGTCTCCAAAACCTTC
This sequence is a window from Arachis duranensis cultivar V14167 chromosome 2, aradu.V14167.gnm2.J7QH, whole genome shotgun sequence. Protein-coding genes within it:
- the LOC107473148 gene encoding DEAD-box ATP-dependent RNA helicase 13 is translated as MEAATAATTSSQSCQRKLKRKRAAALVSDPQLDRLNSLPWNPSFPRNNDEDDNNNENDPFAMLATGSNELEGGFLSLEEIDEADYGFSIPEPQINEKKNQKKKHKLDENVIEEKKKKEEEEEDDGVGGGGGGGSGEVEVKKEKKKDKKKKKKKKKKTKKDKKKEEEEKKDKKKEEEEKEEKAVTENQNVEKPDTGLDTDVKDDDDVGEDFDETEFYAWNELRSREVCVFRQDVVGAAETGSGKTLAFGLPILQRILEEREKATKIEEERGKEPEKYAPTGILRALIVAPTRELAIQVTDHLKAVAKYINVRVTPIVGGILAEKQERLLKSRPEIVVGTPGRLWELMSSGEKHLVELHSLSFFVLDEADRMVQNGHFKELQSIIDMLPMSNISAEDNSQHAQNCVTVSSYQRKKRQTLVFSATVALSADFRKKLKCGLVKQKQSFTEELNSIETLSERAGMRSNAAIIDLTNPSILAAKLEESFIECREEDKDAYLYYILTVHGQGRTIVFCTSIAALRHISSILRILGIDVWTLHAQMQQRARLKAMDRFRESENGILVATDVAARGLDIPGVRTVVHYQLPHSAEVYVHRSGRTARASAEGCSIALVSPKETAKFASLLKSFSKDNFQRFPLQNSYMPEVLKRLSLARQIDKITRKNSQVKAEKNWFDRNANSVELVTENDDSEEEQVNKHKQMKASSKQLKTLQQELKMLISRPLQSKTFSHRYLAGAGVTPVMQEQLLQLAKQKLNDRPGSGVGKKGKLVVIGQDCVEALQALRNAGEEVRMDVKDFAGKQRNIENRKRKRKEEKKRLRDQRRKQKKKLKQDNQ